One segment of Elusimicrobiota bacterium DNA contains the following:
- a CDS encoding undecaprenyl/decaprenyl-phosphate alpha-N-acetylglucosaminyl 1-phosphate transferase has protein sequence MILVYIFCFFVSIFFALLFTPVAIFLSRKFNVYDMPNRRKVHTRPIPRWGGLGIFLSISGCLLLVYYLFPQFSQLLASELKQKSKLIGTLTLFDQLMGILTGGVFVLILGMIDDKKNVQALIKLLVQIIAALCALEYGVRIFGLTIPFFNTYIELPIILTLFITVLWLVSFMNTINLADGLDGLATGLVTIAAGTFFIVSMLMKPTLMNSPDKLWLANQLQLSAILSITLCGAGIGFLFFNFNPARIFVGDGGALFMGFMLASISIIGTLKMPLVVALFIPIIIVALPVLDVFLSILRRFSRGGDIMAPDKEHIHHRLLKLGWTHREVVLIMYVITLILSIVTISLTSWKLTLR, from the coding sequence TTTTTAAGCCGTAAATTCAATGTATACGATATGCCCAACCGGCGCAAAGTTCATACCCGGCCTATTCCCCGTTGGGGGGGGCTGGGAATTTTTCTTTCCATATCTGGTTGCCTTTTACTTGTCTACTATTTGTTCCCTCAATTCAGCCAATTGCTTGCATCTGAACTTAAACAAAAAAGCAAACTAATAGGAACCCTCACACTGTTTGACCAGTTGATGGGTATTCTCACCGGAGGCGTGTTTGTTCTTATACTTGGAATGATAGACGACAAAAAAAATGTTCAGGCTCTTATAAAACTCCTTGTACAAATAATCGCGGCATTATGCGCCCTGGAATATGGAGTAAGAATTTTCGGGCTTACAATACCATTTTTCAATACATACATTGAGTTGCCTATAATACTTACTTTGTTTATAACAGTATTATGGCTTGTGAGTTTCATGAACACTATAAACCTTGCAGACGGGCTGGATGGCCTGGCAACCGGCCTGGTAACTATTGCCGCAGGAACATTTTTCATTGTGTCGATGCTTATGAAACCAACCCTTATGAACAGTCCGGACAAACTCTGGCTGGCAAACCAGCTTCAATTAAGCGCTATTCTATCAATAACACTTTGCGGGGCGGGCATAGGGTTTCTTTTTTTTAATTTTAATCCTGCAAGAATTTTTGTCGGAGACGGCGGAGCGTTGTTTATGGGGTTCATGCTGGCCAGTATCAGCATTATTGGAACACTTAAGATGCCGCTGGTTGTGGCGTTGTTCATACCTATTATTATCGTGGCGCTTCCTGTGCTGGATGTATTTTTGTCAATATTGAGGCGTTTCAGCCGCGGCGGCGATATTATGGCGCCTGATAAAGAACATATACACCATCGTCTTCTTAAATTAGGCTGGACCCATCGCGAAGTTGTTCTTATAATGTACGTTATAACTCTGATTCTCTCGATAGTCACTATTTCCCTTACCAGCTGGAAATTAACCCTGAGGTAA
- the wecB gene encoding UDP-N-acetylglucosamine 2-epimerase (non-hydrolyzing), producing the protein MKKIFFVFGTRPEAIKMAPAVKELKTHKKNFMVKVCVSAQHREMLDQVLEIFNIKPDYDLNLMKKGQSLEHITSKCLLGFTEIFKKDRPDLILVHGDTTTSFAAALSAFYQRIPVGHVEAGLRSFDLNNPYPEEANRLLTDRLCDLFFAPTYLSKQNLLTEGIPKDKIYITGNTVIDALFMAIKKKRSFENPELKKFFNNKQNTHNARLVLVTAHRRENFGKPLEDIFLALKEIADKYEDVKIIYPVHMNPNVLIAANRILSNHKKIHLIPPVNYLDLINLMKMSYLIITDSGGIQEEAPALGKPVLVLRKVTERPEGVKAGTVKIVGTNRQKIFNSIKELLENNKAYNAMAKARNPYGDGKAGARIAQAIKYYFSLSNTKPIDYH; encoded by the coding sequence CTGAAAAAAATATTTTTTGTTTTTGGGACGAGGCCGGAGGCCATTAAAATGGCGCCGGCGGTTAAAGAACTAAAAACTCATAAAAAAAATTTTATGGTAAAGGTATGCGTTTCTGCGCAGCATCGAGAAATGCTGGACCAGGTACTGGAAATATTTAATATAAAACCGGATTATGATTTGAACTTGATGAAAAAAGGCCAGTCTCTTGAGCATATCACTTCAAAATGCCTTTTGGGGTTTACGGAAATATTCAAAAAAGACAGGCCTGACCTGATATTAGTCCACGGCGACACCACAACATCCTTTGCGGCAGCGTTGTCTGCATTTTACCAAAGAATTCCCGTAGGCCACGTGGAAGCGGGCTTGCGTTCTTTCGACCTTAACAACCCATACCCGGAAGAAGCTAACAGATTACTTACTGACCGGCTTTGCGATTTGTTTTTTGCACCCACTTATCTTTCAAAACAAAACCTATTAACTGAAGGCATTCCAAAAGATAAAATTTATATTACCGGCAACACAGTAATAGACGCGCTTTTTATGGCAATAAAGAAAAAACGTTCCTTCGAAAACCCGGAATTAAAAAAGTTTTTCAATAATAAACAAAATACACACAACGCGCGACTTGTACTGGTTACTGCTCACCGCAGGGAGAACTTTGGCAAACCTCTTGAAGATATTTTTCTTGCATTAAAAGAAATCGCCGATAAATACGAAGACGTTAAAATAATTTATCCCGTACACATGAACCCAAACGTGCTGATAGCGGCAAATAGAATCCTCTCTAACCATAAAAAGATACACCTGATCCCTCCTGTAAACTACCTGGACCTCATCAACCTTATGAAAATGTCTTATTTGATTATTACGGACTCAGGCGGAATACAGGAAGAAGCTCCTGCATTAGGAAAACCAGTACTAGTTTTACGCAAAGTCACCGAGCGCCCGGAAGGCGTAAAAGCAGGAACAGTAAAAATTGTTGGAACTAACAGGCAGAAAATATTCAATTCAATCAAAGAATTACTTGAAAATAATAAAGCATACAATGCCATGGCAAAAGCCAGAAACCCTTATGGTGACGGCAAAGCAGGCGCCCGCATAGCCCAGGCAATAAAATACTATTTTTCCCTCTCCAATACCAAACCGATAGATTACCACTAA
- the radC gene encoding DNA repair protein RadC, whose product MKEKPREKLTRLGAQGLKDNELLALLLRTGYKGKNVSVLADEILAKYPLTELLKLTYGELSALKGVGKSKAAGIIAGHEFSKRTINRPDKVIISKPQDVLVLLHGIRAKQKEHFVVLYLNARNELIHKEYISIGILNASIVHPREVFAPAIEHLASSIIVAHNHPSGDTTPSEDDNKLTKRLIESGKLLGIEVLDHIIVSEKEHFSFTSGADNLFCASNE is encoded by the coding sequence ATGAAAGAGAAACCCAGAGAAAAATTGACAAGATTGGGCGCGCAAGGCCTGAAAGATAACGAACTCCTGGCTTTGCTTTTGCGCACAGGGTACAAAGGCAAAAATGTATCTGTTTTAGCCGATGAAATTCTTGCAAAATACCCGCTAACCGAGCTTTTGAAGCTTACTTATGGGGAATTGAGCGCCCTGAAAGGCGTAGGCAAATCAAAAGCAGCAGGAATAATTGCAGGGCACGAATTTTCAAAACGCACGATAAACAGGCCAGACAAGGTAATTATTTCCAAGCCGCAGGATGTTTTAGTACTGCTTCATGGCATAAGAGCAAAACAAAAAGAGCATTTCGTAGTTCTTTACCTTAACGCAAGAAATGAACTGATTCACAAGGAATATATTTCCATCGGAATTTTAAACGCAAGCATCGTGCACCCAAGGGAAGTATTCGCTCCGGCAATTGAACACCTTGCAAGCAGTATTATAGTTGCCCATAACCATCCTTCCGGGGATACTACTCCTTCGGAGGATGATAACAAACTGACAAAACGGCTTATAGAATCAGGAAAATTGCTCGGGATTGAAGTGCTTGACCATATAATAGTAAGCGAAAAGGAACATTTTAGTTTCACCTCAGGCGCTGACAATTTGTTTTGTGCATCGAATGAATAA
- a CDS encoding VanZ family protein, whose translation MNKTNKIRKLISLWLPVLFWCWLIYFLSSIPNLRIEALGFWDFIFRKFAHIGEYAILVLFLFRAFRGRLYFWPGFLSFVYASTDELHQLFVPTRGPSLVDMLIDTSGAAIMLIVIKISEKNSKKVVEKNEQLRKS comes from the coding sequence ATGAATAAGACGAATAAAATCCGTAAATTAATTTCACTCTGGCTCCCCGTACTTTTTTGGTGCTGGCTGATTTATTTCTTGTCCAGTATTCCAAATCTCAGGATAGAAGCTTTGGGTTTTTGGGATTTTATTTTTAGAAAATTTGCCCATATCGGCGAATATGCAATTTTAGTGCTCTTTTTATTCCGGGCTTTCAGAGGCAGGCTCTACTTTTGGCCAGGTTTTTTAAGCTTTGTTTATGCCTCAACAGACGAACTTCACCAACTATTTGTGCCCACCCGGGGGCCTAGTTTGGTTGATATGCTCATAGATACGAGCGGTGCGGCAATTATGCTTATTGTCATCAAAATTTCAGAAAAGAACTCAAAAAAGGTGGTAGAAAAAAATGAGCAGCTCAGAAAATCTTAA
- the glmM gene encoding phosphoglucosamine mutase has product MSSSENLKIGVSGLRGVVGDTLTPELILNFAQAFGTYLNGGTVVVGRDTRPTGIMIKYSIFSGLISSGCKIVDLDICPTPTVLMMVKELKAAGGIVITASHNPLQWNGLKFVKNTGMFLNPDENNKLLQIYSDKNNFKNNEWAKLGNLIKSSKNPEKTHFGKIFKHVDKKAIRKAKLKVAFDCVNGAGSVFTPLFLKELGCRLIPINTKPDGIFPHTPEPVPENLKDLCKLVKSKKADIGFAQDPDADRLAIVDENGNPIGEEYTLALVLDYILSKKRSSKVVLNLSTSRASEDVAKKHDCEVIRTKVGEANVAEGMIEHNALIGGEGNGGVIYPAINFCRDSFVGMAFVLSYLAESKKKLSEIIKTLPQYKIVKAKFELPKSKIEIALKTVKEKYRNEKITTIDGIKIDWNDSWAHIRASNTEPVIRIAAEARTNEQAEQIVEKICREII; this is encoded by the coding sequence ATGAGCAGCTCAGAAAATCTTAAAATCGGCGTTTCCGGCTTAAGGGGAGTGGTAGGCGATACCCTCACTCCGGAGTTGATACTTAATTTCGCCCAGGCATTCGGAACTTATTTAAACGGCGGAACAGTTGTTGTCGGAAGAGATACCCGCCCTACCGGCATCATGATAAAGTATTCGATATTTTCCGGGTTGATTTCTTCGGGCTGTAAAATCGTTGACCTGGATATCTGCCCCACCCCGACAGTTCTTATGATGGTGAAAGAATTAAAAGCTGCCGGCGGGATTGTCATCACTGCAAGCCATAACCCCCTGCAATGGAACGGTTTAAAATTTGTAAAAAACACCGGCATGTTTTTAAACCCTGATGAAAATAATAAATTATTACAAATCTATAGCGACAAAAACAATTTTAAAAATAACGAATGGGCAAAACTCGGAAACTTAATAAAAAGCAGCAAAAACCCGGAAAAAACACATTTCGGCAAAATCTTTAAACATGTAGACAAAAAAGCAATAAGAAAAGCAAAACTAAAAGTTGCTTTTGATTGTGTTAACGGCGCAGGTTCGGTTTTTACTCCTTTGTTTTTAAAAGAACTCGGCTGCAGGCTCATTCCGATTAACACTAAGCCTGACGGAATTTTTCCACATACTCCTGAACCAGTGCCCGAAAACCTTAAAGACCTATGCAAATTGGTTAAATCGAAAAAAGCCGATATCGGCTTCGCGCAGGACCCTGACGCGGACCGGCTTGCTATAGTAGATGAAAATGGCAATCCTATTGGCGAGGAATACACCCTTGCTCTTGTTCTGGACTATATTTTGAGTAAAAAGCGGAGCAGCAAAGTAGTTTTAAATCTTTCCACAAGCAGGGCATCGGAAGATGTTGCAAAAAAACATGACTGCGAAGTAATCCGGACAAAAGTGGGCGAGGCAAATGTCGCGGAAGGAATGATTGAACACAATGCACTCATAGGTGGGGAAGGCAACGGCGGGGTAATTTACCCCGCAATAAATTTTTGCAGGGACAGTTTTGTAGGCATGGCTTTCGTGCTTTCATACTTGGCAGAAAGCAAAAAGAAGCTTTCAGAAATTATTAAAACCCTTCCGCAATATAAAATAGTCAAAGCAAAATTTGAACTCCCGAAAAGTAAAATCGAAATAGCGCTAAAAACAGTAAAAGAAAAATACAGAAATGAAAAAATAACTACAATTGACGGAATAAAAATCGACTGGAACGATTCCTGGGCGCATATCCGCGCATCCAATACCGAACCTGTTATAAGAATCGCGGCGGAAGCCAGGACGAATGAACAGGCAGAACAAATTGTAGAAAAAATCTGCAGAGAAATTATTTAA
- a CDS encoding HEAT repeat domain-containing protein: MVVCKNHPDRPAEKYCAICGADFCKECLVHFENELVCIGCSRDKKNPGWTKYSREWNNLPKFKILYNAMFKLLEKGFWTLFGVYALGSAVQVAIILGVFFITGGGALLQKIITEGNNPNQQQLVNEIIQFFKNSSSILLTGGFIYLVSFCWTFAITLLALDSVDKEKKVPFTKILLQGAIKTLPMSVVCIVYILIVAAGLVLLIIPAFIFAVWFMFVFSGMVLEDTGFLEAFKRSKKLTTGFFWSINSRYCWFFFVAWLWMIVLRLVGLIPIIGPIISQTGNMFVGLLGMVFYYLVYQNLCEINPPKTAEEESAETANKIEIGVFTKTMLKGGIVVLIAAVVTTSGYFGFTYFSSYFKLSGISSQSKDMPSATEQFFRIYDINLLKRALNSKNIFVKKAAIERLGEIGDSKLTRLFVKMFDEETDIQMKASIVTALCRVGDSANVPKIREALKHSDPVIRISAALALGEKSDLASLEYIIQMLNDKDESVRVNVCEALRKFNNSTVVAPLREALKDPSPKVRVAALSSLCKIGGVKFIGLVTGALADPAPEVKDTARKLVNSLMCELTMDRILYDIRMGEKPVKIELMRIVADAQEKTAMNAVMINLYDKDIDVKLSAIETLAKIGNKKIVPAIKSMQKREKNKKIKEALIKLESVIQKPASKTGPKVK, translated from the coding sequence ATGGTAGTCTGCAAAAACCATCCTGACAGGCCCGCAGAAAAATATTGCGCAATATGCGGGGCCGATTTCTGCAAAGAATGCCTAGTTCATTTCGAAAATGAACTGGTTTGCATTGGTTGCAGCAGGGATAAGAAAAATCCCGGCTGGACAAAGTATTCAAGAGAGTGGAATAACCTGCCGAAATTTAAAATCCTTTATAACGCAATGTTCAAATTGCTCGAAAAAGGTTTCTGGACTTTGTTCGGGGTATACGCCCTAGGTTCAGCAGTGCAGGTTGCAATTATCCTAGGTGTATTCTTTATTACTGGGGGCGGAGCTCTTTTACAGAAAATTATAACAGAGGGGAATAATCCAAATCAGCAGCAGTTGGTCAATGAAATAATTCAATTTTTTAAAAATTCAAGTTCGATCCTTTTAACCGGCGGCTTTATATATCTTGTAAGTTTCTGCTGGACCTTTGCAATCACTTTGCTTGCACTTGACAGCGTAGATAAAGAAAAAAAGGTCCCTTTCACAAAAATATTACTGCAGGGTGCCATAAAAACCCTTCCGATGTCCGTTGTCTGTATTGTGTACATTTTAATTGTGGCTGCCGGGCTTGTGTTATTGATTATTCCGGCATTTATTTTTGCTGTTTGGTTTATGTTTGTCTTTTCCGGCATGGTTTTAGAAGATACCGGTTTTCTTGAAGCGTTTAAACGTTCTAAAAAGCTTACGACAGGTTTTTTCTGGTCGATAAATTCGCGTTATTGCTGGTTCTTTTTTGTAGCCTGGCTTTGGATGATTGTCTTAAGGCTGGTAGGTTTGATTCCTATTATAGGCCCTATTATTTCCCAAACAGGAAACATGTTCGTCGGGTTGCTGGGAATGGTATTCTATTACCTTGTTTACCAGAACTTATGCGAAATAAATCCTCCTAAGACAGCAGAAGAAGAATCTGCCGAAACCGCCAACAAAATTGAAATTGGCGTATTTACGAAAACCATGCTTAAAGGCGGAATTGTTGTGTTAATTGCAGCGGTTGTAACGACCAGCGGTTATTTTGGTTTTACCTATTTTTCTTCATATTTTAAACTTTCCGGCATAAGCTCCCAATCAAAAGACATGCCTAGCGCCACAGAACAATTTTTTCGAATTTATGACATAAATCTTTTAAAAAGGGCGCTGAATAGCAAAAATATTTTTGTAAAAAAAGCCGCAATTGAAAGATTAGGCGAAATAGGCGATTCAAAACTTACTCGGCTTTTCGTAAAAATGTTTGATGAAGAAACCGATATCCAGATGAAAGCCAGTATCGTTACCGCGCTCTGCCGGGTGGGTGACAGCGCAAATGTCCCCAAAATCAGGGAAGCGCTGAAACATTCTGACCCTGTAATTAGAATTAGTGCTGCGCTGGCATTGGGAGAGAAAAGCGACCTGGCATCTTTGGAATATATTATCCAGATGCTTAACGACAAAGATGAATCCGTAAGAGTAAACGTATGCGAAGCTCTGCGTAAATTTAATAATTCTACCGTGGTTGCTCCCTTACGTGAAGCTTTGAAAGATCCATCCCCGAAAGTAAGGGTAGCCGCACTCTCTTCATTATGTAAAATCGGGGGAGTAAAATTTATCGGCCTGGTAACAGGCGCTTTAGCAGATCCTGCGCCAGAGGTAAAGGATACAGCAAGGAAACTGGTGAATAGCCTTATGTGTGAACTGACCATGGACAGGATTCTTTATGATATAAGAATGGGTGAAAAACCGGTAAAAATAGAATTGATGAGAATTGTTGCGGATGCTCAGGAAAAAACTGCCATGAATGCAGTCATGATTAATTTATATGATAAAGATATAGATGTTAAACTTTCTGCTATTGAAACTTTAGCCAAAATAGGAAACAAGAAAATAGTCCCAGCTATTAAAAGCATGCAAAAAAGAGAAAAGAACAAAAAAATAAAAGAAGCATTGATAAAACTTGAAAGTGTGATCCAAAAACCCGCATCAAAAACTGGCCCTAAAGTTAAATAA
- the mfd gene encoding transcription-repair coupling factor, with protein sequence MKISGLTTDGAKAYYLTENFHRTGKSCLCILSDDEAIDIYTDNLSAIGAWLEKPPGEIAAFPEEDAKRIAAIYSILNRPKDSPIFLLSSASSISKNTASIEKFEVLHLKTSTVYPREKIIQFLGDTGYAREDFVSDTCQFSVRGEIIDVWPPQSANPYRLIFLDNEIEQIKEFEIESQRSKKTLMECAVLPASEGKNNSASLEEFLPKDITIFIDENVAQETLPGWIAGYKTIELQALTETPLDFFPNSNYRGNLNLFFNQLKTLREECYKIIIFCANMGEQERLLEIFDDKSTAPVPVFIAPLTQGFYNPGKKIALITYNEIFGRYDRPIRLPKFKSGKPLDALWEISAGDFVVHEKHGIGKYRGLKQINTGESISEYLFLEYRGGDKLFVPVTDFHKVQKYIGVEGRRPRLYSLDSISWEHAKERAKKSASDIAKHLYELYTARKSLPGYKFPQDNEFERVLADSFLYNETPDQVRAIEEVKKDMESAHPMDRVVLGDVGFGKTEVALRAAFKAALDSKQVGLIAPTTVLAEQHYNVFIERLKSFPVTLGLMTRFQTKKEQRDTLEALKKGLIDIVIGTHRLIQKDVEFKELGLLIIDEEHRFGVKQKEHIKMMKQNVDVLSLTATPIPRTLSMSLSGIKDLSVIESPPEGRLPVDTYIGGYDDNLIKKSILAELNRSGQVFYVHNYIHSIFARKNYLEKLLPGVRFSVLHGRMHSGEIEKTMYEFTHKKIDCLIATTIIEAGIDLPNANTMIIEQAEEFGLSQLYQLRGRIGRSRTKAYCYLFFSQGELTEDAKKRLQALYEFMNLGSGFKLALRDMEIRGAGEILGDKQHGFVQDVGLDMYCKFISEEMHLLKNGGLKGSASPRQKEDKTPSIDLNIAAFIPGDYITQDDIRIAYYRRFMATENDEELQKIIIELEDRFGKFPHELKQLIHVVELRTILRKLEVSLVKEQSKFVDVHFFSNNIAPKMVEYLYKNMGQVIEFSSFGFKIKKKLIPDEQPVLIFLKQFFRSLL encoded by the coding sequence ATGAAGATTTCGGGATTGACGACTGACGGCGCAAAAGCCTATTATTTAACAGAAAACTTCCACAGGACAGGCAAATCCTGCCTGTGCATTTTAAGCGATGACGAAGCGATAGATATTTACACTGACAACCTCTCTGCAATCGGGGCCTGGCTTGAAAAACCTCCTGGGGAAATTGCGGCCTTCCCCGAAGAAGACGCTAAAAGAATTGCCGCCATTTACTCGATACTCAATCGTCCTAAGGATAGCCCTATTTTTCTGCTCTCCAGCGCCTCATCAATTTCGAAAAACACCGCTTCAATAGAAAAATTCGAAGTGCTGCATTTAAAAACATCCACCGTTTATCCGCGCGAAAAAATAATACAGTTCTTAGGAGATACCGGCTACGCCAGGGAGGATTTTGTCAGCGACACCTGTCAATTCTCAGTGCGCGGCGAAATAATAGATGTCTGGCCTCCGCAGAGCGCAAATCCTTACCGGCTTATATTTTTAGATAATGAAATTGAGCAAATAAAGGAATTTGAAATTGAATCCCAGCGCTCAAAAAAGACGCTTATGGAATGCGCTGTTCTTCCCGCATCCGAAGGTAAAAACAATTCCGCCAGTTTGGAAGAATTCCTGCCGAAAGACATAACCATATTTATTGACGAAAATGTGGCCCAGGAAACCTTACCGGGTTGGATTGCCGGCTATAAAACAATCGAACTTCAGGCATTAACGGAAACCCCTCTCGATTTTTTTCCAAACTCAAATTATCGCGGGAATTTAAACTTATTTTTTAACCAACTGAAAACCCTGCGTGAAGAATGCTACAAAATAATAATATTCTGCGCCAATATGGGCGAACAGGAAAGGTTGCTTGAAATCTTTGACGATAAAAGCACCGCTCCTGTCCCTGTTTTCATAGCCCCGCTTACTCAGGGTTTCTATAACCCCGGGAAAAAAATTGCGCTAATTACCTACAATGAAATTTTCGGCAGATATGACCGGCCTATCCGGCTTCCAAAGTTCAAATCTGGCAAACCATTGGACGCACTTTGGGAAATTTCAGCCGGCGATTTCGTAGTCCACGAAAAACATGGGATAGGCAAATACCGCGGTTTAAAACAAATAAACACCGGAGAAAGCATTTCGGAATATCTTTTTCTTGAGTACCGCGGGGGCGACAAACTGTTTGTACCCGTAACGGATTTTCATAAAGTACAGAAATATATCGGAGTTGAAGGCAGGCGCCCAAGGCTTTATTCACTGGACAGCATCAGTTGGGAACATGCGAAAGAACGTGCAAAAAAAAGCGCAAGCGATATAGCCAAACACCTTTACGAACTTTATACGGCACGCAAAAGCTTGCCAGGTTATAAATTTCCGCAGGATAATGAATTTGAGAGAGTGCTGGCAGACTCATTTTTATATAACGAAACACCTGACCAGGTCCGCGCCATTGAGGAAGTTAAAAAGGATATGGAAAGTGCTCATCCCATGGACAGAGTTGTGCTGGGAGACGTAGGGTTCGGTAAAACCGAGGTCGCCTTGCGCGCGGCATTTAAAGCGGCGCTCGATTCCAAACAGGTTGGCTTGATTGCTCCTACAACAGTCCTCGCTGAACAACATTATAATGTATTTATTGAACGATTAAAATCTTTCCCGGTTACCCTAGGTTTGATGACCAGGTTTCAGACAAAGAAGGAACAGAGAGACACTCTTGAAGCTTTAAAAAAAGGATTGATTGATATCGTTATCGGCACACACAGGCTGATCCAAAAAGATGTTGAATTTAAAGAATTAGGCCTTTTAATAATTGACGAAGAACACCGGTTTGGGGTAAAACAGAAGGAACACATTAAAATGATGAAACAAAATGTCGATGTTCTATCCCTTACCGCCACACCCATCCCAAGAACATTATCAATGTCTCTATCAGGAATAAAAGATTTATCAGTAATTGAATCCCCTCCTGAAGGCAGGCTGCCGGTAGATACTTATATCGGCGGGTATGATGATAATTTGATCAAAAAATCAATTCTTGCCGAACTTAACCGTAGCGGCCAGGTTTTTTATGTGCATAATTACATCCATAGCATTTTCGCCAGAAAAAATTATCTTGAGAAATTATTGCCCGGCGTGCGTTTTTCTGTCCTGCACGGCAGGATGCATTCCGGTGAAATAGAAAAAACTATGTATGAATTTACGCATAAGAAAATTGACTGTCTGATTGCAACAACGATTATTGAAGCCGGAATAGATTTACCCAACGCAAATACGATGATAATTGAACAGGCAGAAGAATTCGGTTTGTCTCAGCTATATCAGCTGCGCGGAAGAATCGGCAGAAGCAGGACCAAAGCCTACTGTTACCTCTTTTTTTCACAAGGAGAGCTGACTGAAGACGCCAAAAAACGCCTTCAGGCGCTGTATGAATTCATGAATCTCGGTTCCGGATTTAAACTGGCTTTGCGTGATATGGAAATCCGCGGCGCAGGAGAAATTCTCGGTGACAAACAGCATGGTTTTGTGCAGGATGTGGGGCTGGATATGTACTGCAAATTTATTTCCGAAGAAATGCACCTCCTGAAAAACGGAGGGCTCAAGGGCAGCGCTTCTCCCAGGCAGAAAGAAGATAAAACCCCTTCAATTGACCTTAATATCGCCGCTTTTATCCCCGGCGACTATATCACGCAGGACGATATCAGAATAGCCTACTATAGAAGATTCATGGCAACGGAAAATGACGAAGAACTGCAGAAAATAATTATCGAACTTGAAGACCGGTTCGGTAAATTTCCGCACGAACTAAAACAGCTTATTCATGTTGTAGAATTGCGTACGATTTTAAGAAAACTTGAAGTCTCTCTGGTTAAAGAACAGTCAAAATTTGTCGATGTTCATTTTTTTAGTAACAATATAGCTCCAAAAATGGTAGAATACCTATACAAAAACATGGGGCAGGTCATTGAGTTCAGTTCCTTCGGCTTTAAAATCAAAAAGAAACTTATTCCGGATGAACAGCCGGTGTTGATATTCCTGAAACAATTTTTCAGAAGCCTTTTATGA